A stretch of Salvelinus alpinus chromosome 4, SLU_Salpinus.1, whole genome shotgun sequence DNA encodes these proteins:
- the LOC139573960 gene encoding transmembrane protein 74-like: MASVELIYIDKEGRGRQPVPPCALDWALSISAPGCKGLCNSAPRTVPHNGGPHPKHRHPAVEKVNVCCDEELETSFTYVDENVNLRLASPGKSGESIHKSWCRPNDCASDIRPEGLHELSLMSDDDLASENSGASVDYGFISAVTFLVTGISLVIISYAVPREVKVDPESVSAREMERLEIESARVGAHLDRCVIAGLCLLTLGGVVLSTLLMISMWKGEMYRRKAFAYSKHSGKRYGSINLKTRSSPSRSSAHLSMKEEIDETLN; this comes from the coding sequence ATGGCTTCTGTAGAGCTGATTTATATAGATAAGGAAGGAAGAGGTAGACAACCCGTTCCTCCCTGCGCCCTTGACTGGGCTCTCTCTATCTCAGCTCCGGGCTGCAAAGGACTGTGTAATTCAGCACCAAGGACGGTTCCCCATAACGGAGGTCCGCATCCTAAACACCGTCACCCTGCGGTGGAGAAGGTCAACGTGTGCTGCGACGAAGAATTAGAGACATCTTTCACCTACGTCGACGAGAATGTGAATTTGCGCCTGGCAAGCCCTGGGAAAAGTGGGGAAAGTATCCACAAATCCTGGTGTAGGCCTAATGACTGCGCGAGCGACATTCGGCCCGAGGGGTTGCATGAGCTCTCCCTAATGTCAGATGATGATCTCGCATCAGAAAATTCGGGGGCATCTGTAGATTACGGTTTTATAAGCGCGGTCACTTTCCTAGTCACCGGGATCTCGTTAGTAATTATATCCTATGCAGTCCCTCGCGAGGTCAAAGTGGACCCGGAGAGCGTGTCcgcgagggagatggagaggctgGAAATCGAAAGTGCCAGGGTAGGGGCACACCTGGATAGGTGCGTAATAGCAGGGCTTTGTCTACTGACGCTGGGCGGGGTAGTGCTGTCCACTCTGCTAATgatatctatgtggaagggagagatgtacaggagaaaagcctttgcATATTCCAAGCACTCAGGGAAACGATATGGCTCCATCAATTTAAAAACGAGATCTAGCCCTAGTCGGTCGTCCGCGCACCTGTCTATGAAGGAAGAGATAGATGAGACCTTGAATTAA